The DNA region AGCGGCGGACTCCTTTCTGATACTCCTCgctcttcttctgctccacCATCAGCTCCGTCTGAAGCTCCctcacctgaacacaacaaGAGCTCCTGTCTCAGCCCGTCAAGGTTCATATCATCAGATCACGTTTCTTTCTGGACTCACTCTCGTCTCCAGTTTGTGAAGctgtttctttcctcccttcagTGCCATCTGCTCCGTCTCGTCCAGTTTGACCTGCAGCTCTGTCACAAAACGTTCAACAGTTCATCAGCAGGAAGTCCTTCATCAACCATCATCACGTGTTTCACGCCGTGTTTTGTACCTTTCACCGTGGACACCatgttcttcttcatcctctccaacatgttgctgctgtcctgctccttcttcagctcctcgGCCATCAGAGCCGCCTGGTGAGACATGAATGAAGAGGATTCAGGACACGAGGAGGGGCCACAGAAAGGGTtaaacaggtcagaggtcagcactGACATCAGTGATGGCCTTCTTGGCTTTCTCCTCAGCGCTGCGACTCTCCTGCACCACCTCGTCCACCTCCCCGGTCAGCACAGACAGGTCAGCCTCCAGCTTCCTCTTGTGGTTCACCAGACCCGTGTTCTGTAACACAGgaaccagccaatcaggacacTGAGCCATCGGCCTGTTGGCGAGCTCAGAGCGTGTCTTTGTGTTCGTACCTGTGCGGTCAGCAGGTTAACTCTCTCCGccacctccaccagctccagtTCGGCCATCTTACGGGAGCGGTCGGTTTGTTCGAGGATCCCGCgaagctcctcctcctccgccgtcATCAGTGAACAGCGCCGCTCCAATAGGACGATCTGCTCTTTGAGCTGATTGGTCAACTGGAATTTATCTTCCAGCTCCACCTGTTGCTCTTTAACCTGTGGGAGATGATCACGTATCATTGGCTAAAAAACGTCCTGATGTCACACTCTTATTCTAAcacgtcctttatctcgtgttttTACTGTGATGTGTTCTTACAGACACATAATGAATTATTCAGATGTCATATTCCTTAAAGGGACagtgcagggagctttagtATAAAGAGTTGTGCATCGTCTGCATACGGTACAAACAACACAAGTAGATCATACATGAACACTGCCGTGCAGTGAGACTACCTGCGTCTGGAGGTATCTGATGGTCCTCTGGCCCTCGGCTGCCTGTTTGTTAGCGTGTCCCAGCTGAACCTCCATCTCGTTCAGGTCGGactccatcttcttctttagACGAACCGCCTCACTGCGACTACGGACCTCCGCCTCCAAACTGGCCTGCATGGTCTCCATGGAGCGCTGGTGGCTGCGCCTGGAGGATGGCGCTGATGTTAGCAGTTTattcacttcatttttaaaggttttatctCAGACAGGTGAATCTGTTGTTCAGTGTATCTGGTACCTGAGGTTGTCGATCTCCTCGTCTTTCTCTGTAATCTTGCGCTCGATCTCACTCCtgatctgctgcagctccatctgAAACCTCAAGGTCTTACTCTCCTCGTGCTCAAGAGTCCCCTGATCGGcagaagatgcagcagtttagTAAACGTTAATTTTGGTTGGTGACGGGTTGACTACAGGTGTCTACAGCAGGTAAGCTGGTTACCTCTGCTTCCTCCAGAGCTGCTCTGATATCACTCTTCTCCACATCCAGGagcttcttcatcctctccagcTCGTGGATGGTCTTCCCTCCCTGACTGATCTGATCCGTCAGGTCCAGGATTTCATCTGGACAAAGTCAGTCACAACATTCAACAATGTCGGAGGATGTGAACTAAAGCAGTTGTCTGAGCTCTTATTATTATCTTGTTATTTATGTGGCTGCTCTGATTAAAGATGGCGGCGTGAAGGAGAAGGTACCTTGCAGGTTCCTGTTTTCTCGTTTATCCGTCTCCAGGTGGTCCAGAGCTTCTTCATAGCTGTTCTTCAGTTTGAAGAGCTCGGTGCTCAGACTGCGGGACTCTTTCTGCGACAGCTCCAGCTCCGTCTGACTCTCATCAAACTTCAGCTTCCAGTCGCTCAACAActgcatcaaacacacaaacacacccatgtTCATTTCCTCTGTCGTCTACGTCTGTGTTGAGGGTTGTCTCTGTGTTGCTGACTAACCTTGTCAAAGTTGCGTTGCTTCTTGTCCAGAGCCAGAGCAGCAGCGTTGGATCGCTCCAGTTCAACCACCAGGTCTTCGATCTCTACCTGCAGACCCTGTTTGGTTTTCTCCAGTGAGGAACATTTAGCCTGAGACGTCTCCACAGCCTCCTCCACAGTCTGAAGTTTGACCACCAACTTCTTCCTGCAGTGAACAGTGAACAAGCTGTCAGTCCTCAGTCAGTATTTGTGTACAGACGTCCTTTAGACACTTTGAGTATCTTACTTTgcgtcctccagctcctctaTTCTGAGCACGGCGTCCGTCTCGTACTTGGCTCTCCACTGAACCACCTGGCTGTTGGCTTTGGACAGCGCCCTCTGCAGTTCAGCCTtggcctcctgctcctcctccagctgctctctgaGCAGACTGCAGTCATGACGGGACGCCTGGACCGCATGAGCCAGCGCGACACGAGcctggaacacaaacacagttactGGGTCAGATACTAGAGACAGCAGCAGGCTTCAGAGGAGTTTAAAGCTTCAGGGTTACCTTGctgtcctcctccagctgccgCTTCAGATCTTCAGAGTTTTGGCAAACGCCGGCCTTGGAGCGCTGAAGCTGGCCAATCATAGCATCCCGCTCCTCCAGACGACGGCTGTACTCAGCTGGAAGAACACCAAGAGTTGAAAGTGGTTAGGAAGGAGCTCCTTCATGAGGAAATCTAACTGGACCTCCTCAGTGACTCGTACCGGTCTCGGTGAGTGCTCGTGCTCTCTGAGCAGACACTTCGGTCAGCTGTCTCTGCAgatcctctgctctgctcctgcTTTCGTTCAGCTGGTCCTCATACACCCTGCACATCTTCTCCACAgcgccctgcacacacacatatgactCAATCATCATCAgtggttgatgatgatgatgaaatctTTTTTAAGGTGCACCTGTGTTCACCTTGGCCCTGGACAGCTGCTCCACGTTAGCAGCCAGGTCATCGGCCTccagcctcagctccaccttcTCTTTGTCCAGTTTCTGTTTGGCTCTCTGCAGAGCGTCGATCTGCTCGCTGAGCTCCGCCACCGTGTCCGAGTGCTTCTTCCTCAGGGTGGCGGCCGTCACCTCGTGGTGaagccccgcctcctccagctcccgCCGCATCTTCAGGAAGTCTGCCTCCCTTTTCCTGTTTGACATGAAGTCAGATCCACTTTGAGTCACAGGGCTCACTCAGACTGTCAGGTATGTGAAGAAGAAGGGAGGTGTAAAGAATCCAAAGCTTTGGccataaaacaaatcaaatgtcaTAAATATCTGAATAACAGCTCTCGACCTGCAGAGCTGATGGTTAGATTATTACAGATGTGTGAGTGGGTGGAGCCTTAAAACAGATGTTGACCTGTTGAGAGCGATCTGAGCAGCAGAAGCtcctcccgcctcctccagtttctctccgagctcctccagctctttgGCGATCTCGTTCCTCTGACGTTCAGCTTTGGAACGCCACGCTCGCTCCGCGTCCAGaacctcctccagctcctcgaTACGGGTCTGAGGGAGCAGAACAGAGTCGTGAAGCAGCAGCGATGAAGGGCTGAAGATCAGGAAGCTGAAGGATCTGACCAACCTGAAGCTCTTTCATCTTCTTCTGAAGCTGAGCAACCAAACTCTGTTCATCCTCCATTTTAGACTGAAGCTGACCGAACTCAAAGTCTTTTCTTTAGGAcggtcagagagacagagtgacgttcagtgtaacatcaaatgaaagataaacactgatgaaataaaagaacTCGTGTGTTTTCTTACTTCTTCAGTCTCTCCTCCAGATCTTCTTTCTGGTTCTCAAGGTCACGCACTGAGTCCATGGATAACTTTAGATCCCCCTCCAGCTTACGTTTGGTTCGTTCCAGATCTATTCGCaccttcttctcctgctccaaGGAACCTTCTACCTGCAGGGTGGATGCACCTCAATATCACAGTGTACCAAAACCACAGAAGATACTTCATGTTAGGTTTTACTTCATGTCAATCTTTTAACCCTGATGACCAATAAGGAGGTTTGAGGGGTCTTTCTGTAGGAGGTTCTAGTGGTCATAAAGGGAATGTAAAGGTCTTTATGGTCCATCGAGAGCATAGGTTCTCAAAGTGCGGCCCACGAGCCAATGGCGGCCTGCGATGAATTACAGTTGATAGTTTTAATCCAATTGGATTAAGGGTCGGATAAAGTCATGTGCCTGATCTGCAAGGTGGTTAATGCAATGCTCAAGGACTTcatatataaaacatcattATGATATTAATCATAAAACCTACGACCAATTTTATCAGCGAGGAGCGCACCAGCACAACTACACTGTGTACAATTAAGATGTGGTCCTGTGTAGGTCCTTTAGAACACTGAAGGACTTTTAGGGGTTTTTGTAGTCCATTAGTCCATTAGGAGGTTCTAGGCAGTTCTACTGTGTTCTACTATGATGACATATAAAGAAGGGGTGTTGTATGTAGTTATTGTCATTCAGAGGTTTTCTTTGTGGCTGTGGTGGTTCTTCAGGGATTTCAGGCGATCATTGAGGAGGTTCCAGTGGTTCCAATAATCATCAAAAAGCTATAGCTAAGATAAGCTGTTTGTTCTAGTGGAGGTTTTAGAGTCCTTAATGACATTCAGGGGTCCTTTAAGTTCTTATGTTACTAAATAGGCTCTAGAGGTTCTTTAGGTGGTTCTCATGGTCTACAGTACAGTTCTTGAAGGTGGGTCACGGGGTCCTTCGAAGTAGAAAGACAGCAGACGTGTTCGcaaacagataaatataaatCAGGCAGACAGCACAAAGACAGTTTGGTTGTCTTCATATTTCGACATGTTGATGCTTCATGGTCTCTTACGTTGTCCACCTGCTGCTCCAGTCGAGCCTTTGCCTTGGCCAACATGTTGACCTTGTCCTCCTGGGCCTGAAGGTCATTGAGAACCTGCTGGTGGGCCTCCTGCAGGGcagctttctctctgctcagagACGCTATGGATTCATCCAGAACACACATCTCCTGGGACAGGTTCTTCACCTGGACGGGGAGGAAAAGTCACGTAAGCTGATCAGTTCCACCCATCACCAGTCATGTAACGTGAAGGAACCCTGCAGTGATACATCGTTAACTCACCTTATTCTCCAGTCcatgtctgtctttctccacTTTGGCCAGGGTTATCTCCAGATCGTCCACGTCTCTTTTCAGTGACACAGCCTCGTCCTCCAGCACTCGTTTCTTGGACATCAGCGTGCtgctcacctcctcctcatcctcaagACGCTCCTGCATCTCCTTCAGCTTCGACTCCTGAGTGATTTTGGACTGAATCAGCTGGTTGCAGCGGTCCTCAGCATCCATCAGGTTGTCCTGCTCCTGGATCGttgaaatagaaaaaagatTAGCTGGTTGGGCCTGCTGGACCTCAACGGTCTGGATGGAGCGGTGTGTCCATGAGTAACAGTTCTGGGTCTCCACACTTTACCTTAAACCTCTTGGATGAGGGTATTCAAGAAACTAATCCAGTTGACTTTAATAACCTTTAACTTATACTAAGCcatcacacagtttaaaaaggAGCGGAGCCAAGATAAACAATTTATATTGGGCCAGTTTAACACCGACCAAGGTGTAAATGTGACTTTCTTTACATCTCAGTGTTACTCACAGCCTGGAGCTGCAGAGCCAGGTCATTTTTCTCCTGAATCAAAACCACCTGCCGCTCCTCCGCCTCCCGGCGCTTTCCCTCCGACCTGATGGACAGAACACCAGACGTTTATATGATCTGAAGCTCTGAATAATAACAGAACACAGTCCGGCGtgatgacatgaacacacttgTCATAGGCGTCTTTTAATTTGCCGAAATCGTCGTTGAGAGCAGCCAGCTCTTTCTCCACCTGGGCGCTCCTGAGCAGCGGGCGGAGCTTATAGAACAACATCATCCAGGGCCAAGTCCTCACGGAGAAGAACGCTCGGAGGTTGAACAGGATCACCATGACAGCGTCCCTGAGAGGACGAAGACAAGACAGATCTTCAGAGTCCAGCCGACATTCTGCTTTGATTCTTATTATTAGTCTGATGGTTGTCACACTGACCTGTGCAGCATCATCTTCTGTCGTTCCATCCTCATCAGCTTCCCTCTGGACATGGCCTGAACGGTGGTGAGGATCTGAGACAGACGGGAGTCCCTCATGTCCTCCAACTGACCCAACAGACCCGCCTTGAAAAACACCTgggatggacagacagagatcacagaggtgttttgtcttcatcttAATCTCATTTCAGGCTTTAACCTTAACTGGTGCTGTTCAGTCTCTGTGCTGTACCTTAGTCTGTCCAAACTTGTACTGGGTGTGGTCTATGTCCAGAGAGCACAGCAGTTTCTCCACAGCTTTCCTGCTGTCGACAAACGAGGCCTCTGGGATCGCAGCAGGATTCAAGATGCGATAACTGAGAAACCAAAGTACACATGGGTTACTGAGGAGTACTCATCAGATCAGTGTAACTTCTGAAACATCGGCTTCAGGTTGGCACCGACCGTTGTTTGAACTCAGCATACAGGATACGGTTTGGAAAGCCCTTCCTGCAAATCCTGATGCCCTCAAGGACTCCGTTACACCTCAACTGATGGAGGACCAGGAACGGATCCATCACACCTGGAAAACACATCAAGGCACACTCGAGACATCTTCAACAATGTTTTAGATTAAAtctgctgtattattattaatatctcaTCCTAGCATGCTCCATGCTACCTGGATTCTTGGACTCGTTGGGGATGATGCAGCGGACAAAGTGAGGCTGAGTGCTGCGGAGGTTCGCCATCAGTTTGTTCAGGTTCTCCTGCattgaaatacaaaacagaacaagagCTGCAGATCTACTGGTGAAGACGACACGACTGTTTTCACAATGACAACGATGGTGACGAGCACCAGAAGTCAGACTGATAGTTGAGTATTGTTTCATGCTGTACTGTTCGGACCCAGTTCAGCGCTGCACAAACAGTCCTGCAGGTCTGGACTCACCTTGTGTAACTGTGAAACTGTCTGGAAGGAAgctcctttcctcttcctctgcttggTTTCAGCCTTTGGGTTCCCGGCTGAAACAACAGCACAAAGTTTCCTCACACAGCGTCACCACACTCCATCctctgaagtgtttgttttccagacTTTCAGATATCGGATGTTTGTGTAGTTACCCATCTCAGCGCTGATGTAGTTCTCAAACAGTCCAGCCATCAGTTTGTTGGCGGATTTCTGGAACAGAACCACCACCGTCTCATTCAGAGGATCTCTGTTCTTATCCAGCCAGCCGGTGATGTTGTACGGCACCTGAAGGGTTGTAAGCAAAGATAAAAGAAGGACGATTAAAAGTCACCAAACCACGTCTGAGTGTCTGTACTCATGGGCTCAAACCGTTAACATGAAAGTGAACCAAGAATGAAAGAACTAATGTCTCTGCTCCAGCTTTAATCTTTAGGACGTCGCCTGTTGGTGTGAAGCTGGTTTTACTGATTTAGTTACTAGACTCAAAAGGTCTCGGGTCCTGGGGCAGCActgaagcagaaataaataaccAGAAAACTCAGTCGCATCGCTGCTTTGGAGGCTCGGCTCCGCTCGACCTGTTCCTCACAACGTTAGTTTTTTTGTCGTAGAAAAAAACTGTGAAGCAAATCCATTACTGCAGATTCTTTTCTTCAGAGTTTTGCTCATTTCATATTTCTATCACGGCCTCCGAAATCAGAAATTGCAtccttaatttaatttaaacgaCCGTGTGATGGAAACACGTCAGCCGTGAAAACAGCAATTAACTTAATTACCTTATTTATTCCACAGCTATTACTTCTGGTTGGATCcagtaataaataattcagaGACTCTAAGATGAGCTGATTACTCACCACCCCGGCGTAGTGAAACAACTCAAAGTGCGTCTCATATTTGCGCTTCTTGTCGAGTCGTGGCCGCTGGAAGTTGGGCGACTTCCCCAGATGGTTGTCGTAGAGTTTGGTTTTAAAGCTGAGGTCCGTGGCCTTGGGGAACATGCACTCCTCCTCCATGATGGACAGAATACCCATGGGCTGAAAATCCAAAGTGCATTCATTTGTTGTGTTGATATCAAAGATATTTGGGCCTGACAAACACAATAACCTCGTCCTGTGAGTAACAcaagctcaaacacacacaccctctctatGAGGTCGATGCAGGCCTGCAGGTCCAAACCGAAGTCGATGAAGGTCCACTCGATGCCCTCGGTCTTGTACTCCTCCTGCTCCAGGATGAACATGTGGTGGTTGAAatactgctgcagcttctcgtTGGTGAAGTTGATGCACAGCTGCTCGAAGTTATTGAACTGCAGAAGGAGATGAACAACATACTGAAGGTCCGAGACATGatcagcacaaagactgaaggaGGTGAATTTCTATCTTAGCTCTATCACAAGTGAAAAACATCCACCCACGCTGTTTCAGCTGAGTTTACAGTTCAGAAACTGAATCAACGTTTCTGTCGTTCTCTCGTCTTTACCTCAAAGATCTCGAAGCCGGCGATGTCGAGAACTCCGATGAAGTACTGACGTGGCAGAGCGGTGTACAAGGACGAGTTGATACGACTCACGAGCCACTTAAACATCCGGTCATAGGTGGCTTTGGCCAGAGCTGCCACTGCATAGTTCACCTGCAGACATGAAATGATCAGTCAGGTGTGATGTAGTGCAGACATCAGAGATACAGTTAAACTGatcggtcggtcggtcggtcggttACCTGTTCGACAGTTTGTCCTTTCACGATGAACTCGTTTCCGACTTTGACTCGAGGGTTGAGCAGACCTTTGAGCAGGTCAGCAGAGCTGATGCCCATCAGGTACGCAGCTTTGTCCACACCTggacacatgaacatgaactgtGTGTCTTTAATCTGATTATTGATGAGTGATGAGGATTGGTGTGTTGGGTCTGGACTCACTCTCGGTGCCGTCGGCCTCGGCCTGCTCCTCTCGCTGCTTCTTCTTGAACTTCATGTTTCCAAAGTGCATGATGGCTCCAACGATCTTATAGCAGCCGTACTTCTCCTCCGACGTGAAGCCAAGCGTGTCCATGgcgtgctgcacacacacacacacacacacacacacacacacacacacacacacacatattagaGTTCATCAGAGGACAGAGTGTGTTTTCATggtcaggag from Larimichthys crocea isolate SSNF unplaced genomic scaffold, L_crocea_2.0 scaffold148, whole genome shotgun sequence includes:
- the LOC104933528 gene encoding myosin-7-like isoform X2, with the protein product MQELANYAAILRLKPPEVLHMLLVSTNPYDYHFCSQGDTTVGSINDGEELELTDHAMDTLGFTSEEKYGCYKIVGAIMHFGNMKFKKKQREEQAEADGTESVDKAAYLMGISSADLLKGLLNPRVKVGNEFIVKGQTVEQVNYAVAALAKATYDRMFKWLVSRINSSLYTALPRQYFIGVLDIAGFEIFEFNNFEQLCINFTNEKLQQYFNHHMFILEQEEYKTEGIEWTFIDFGLDLQACIDLIERPMGILSIMEEECMFPKATDLSFKTKLYDNHLGKSPNFQRPRLDKKRKYETHFELFHYAGVVPYNITGWLDKNRDPLNETVVVLFQKSANKLMAGLFENYISAEMAGNPKAETKQRKRKGASFQTVSQLHKENLNKLMANLRSTQPHFVRCIIPNESKNPGVMDPFLVLHQLRCNGVLEGIRICRKGFPNRILYAEFKQRYRILNPAAIPEASFVDSRKAVEKLLCSLDIDHTQYKFGQTKVFFKAGLLGQLEDMRDSRLSQILTTVQAMSRGKLMRMERQKMMLHRDAVMVILFNLRAFFSVRTWPWMMLFYKLRPLLRSAQVEKELAALNDDFGKLKDAYDKSEGKRREAEERQVVLIQEKNDLALQLQAEQDNLMDAEDRCNQLIQSKITQESKLKEMQERLEDEEEVSSTLMSKKRVLEDEAVSLKRDVDDLEITLAKVEKDRHGLENKVKNLSQEMCVLDESIASLSREKAALQEAHQQVLNDLQAQEDKVNMLAKAKARLEQQVDNVEGSLEQEKKVRIDLERTKRKLEGDLKLSMDSVRDLENQKEDLEERLKKKDFEFGQLQSKMEDEQSLVAQLQKKMKELQTRIEELEEVLDAERAWRSKAERQRNEIAKELEELGEKLEEAGGASAAQIALNRKREADFLKMRRELEEAGLHHEVTAATLRKKHSDTVAELSEQIDALQRAKQKLDKEKVELRLEADDLAANVEQLSRAKGAVEKMCRVYEDQLNESRSRAEDLQRQLTEVSAQRARALTETAEYSRRLEERDAMIGQLQRSKAGVCQNSEDLKRQLEEDSKARVALAHAVQASRHDCSLLREQLEEEQEAKAELQRALSKANSQVVQWRAKYETDAVLRIEELEDAKKKLVVKLQTVEEAVETSQAKCSSLEKTKQGLQVEIEDLVVELERSNAAALALDKKQRNFDKLLSDWKLKFDESQTELELSQKESRSLSTELFKLKNSYEEALDHLETDKRENRNLQDEILDLTDQISQGGKTIHELERMKKLLDVEKSDIRAALEEAEGTLEHEESKTLRFQMELQQIRSEIERKITEKDEEIDNLRRSHQRSMETMQASLEAEVRSRSEAVRLKKKMESDLNEMEVQLGHANKQAAEGQRTIRYLQTQVKEQQVELEDKFQLTNQLKEQIVLLERRCSLMTAEEEELRGILEQTDRSRKMAELELVEVAERVNLLTAQNTGLVNHKRKLEADLSVLTGEVDEVVQESRSAEEKAKKAITDAALMAEELKKEQDSSNMLERMKKNMVSTVKELQVKLDETEQMALKGGKKQLHKLETRVRELQTELMVEQKKSEEYQKGVRRYERKCKELSYQSEEDRKTLLRMQELIDKLQTKVKSYKRVAENAEEQVSCTTVRFRKVQHELDDAEERADIAETTVNKLRIRTREQSKKVALIAE
- the LOC104933528 gene encoding myosin-7B-like isoform X1; this encodes MSRFLDMTEFGESGRYLRLTNLEYLAAKAQAFDGTKRVWMPDDVEAYTEVEIRELNGDKTTVETKDGRFLIVKEDDLQPMNPPKFDMMEDMAMLTHLNEASVLFNLRRRYSMWMIYTYSGLFCVTVNPYKWLPVYTPEVVSAYKGRRRADTPPHIYAIADNAYTDLLQNRENQSMLITGESGAGKTVNTKRVIQYFAIVAALGENVKKGGSLEDQIIEANPAMEAFGNAKTIRNDNSSRFGKFIRIHFGPTGKLASADIDIYLLEKSRVVFQQPGERSYHIYYQILSSHKPELQDMLLVSTNPYDYHFCSQGDTTVGSINDGEELELTDHAMDTLGFTSEEKYGCYKIVGAIMHFGNMKFKKKQREEQAEADGTESVDKAAYLMGISSADLLKGLLNPRVKVGNEFIVKGQTVEQVNYAVAALAKATYDRMFKWLVSRINSSLYTALPRQYFIGVLDIAGFEIFEFNNFEQLCINFTNEKLQQYFNHHMFILEQEEYKTEGIEWTFIDFGLDLQACIDLIERPMGILSIMEEECMFPKATDLSFKTKLYDNHLGKSPNFQRPRLDKKRKYETHFELFHYAGVVPYNITGWLDKNRDPLNETVVVLFQKSANKLMAGLFENYISAEMAGNPKAETKQRKRKGASFQTVSQLHKENLNKLMANLRSTQPHFVRCIIPNESKNPGVMDPFLVLHQLRCNGVLEGIRICRKGFPNRILYAEFKQRYRILNPAAIPEASFVDSRKAVEKLLCSLDIDHTQYKFGQTKVFFKAGLLGQLEDMRDSRLSQILTTVQAMSRGKLMRMERQKMMLHRDAVMVILFNLRAFFSVRTWPWMMLFYKLRPLLRSAQVEKELAALNDDFGKLKDAYDKSEGKRREAEERQVVLIQEKNDLALQLQAEQDNLMDAEDRCNQLIQSKITQESKLKEMQERLEDEEEVSSTLMSKKRVLEDEAVSLKRDVDDLEITLAKVEKDRHGLENKVKNLSQEMCVLDESIASLSREKAALQEAHQQVLNDLQAQEDKVNMLAKAKARLEQQVDNVEGSLEQEKKVRIDLERTKRKLEGDLKLSMDSVRDLENQKEDLEERLKKKDFEFGQLQSKMEDEQSLVAQLQKKMKELQTRIEELEEVLDAERAWRSKAERQRNEIAKELEELGEKLEEAGGASAAQIALNRKREADFLKMRRELEEAGLHHEVTAATLRKKHSDTVAELSEQIDALQRAKQKLDKEKVELRLEADDLAANVEQLSRAKGAVEKMCRVYEDQLNESRSRAEDLQRQLTEVSAQRARALTETAEYSRRLEERDAMIGQLQRSKAGVCQNSEDLKRQLEEDSKARVALAHAVQASRHDCSLLREQLEEEQEAKAELQRALSKANSQVVQWRAKYETDAVLRIEELEDAKKKLVVKLQTVEEAVETSQAKCSSLEKTKQGLQVEIEDLVVELERSNAAALALDKKQRNFDKLLSDWKLKFDESQTELELSQKESRSLSTELFKLKNSYEEALDHLETDKRENRNLQDEILDLTDQISQGGKTIHELERMKKLLDVEKSDIRAALEEAEGTLEHEESKTLRFQMELQQIRSEIERKITEKDEEIDNLRRSHQRSMETMQASLEAEVRSRSEAVRLKKKMESDLNEMEVQLGHANKQAAEGQRTIRYLQTQVKEQQVELEDKFQLTNQLKEQIVLLERRCSLMTAEEEELRGILEQTDRSRKMAELELVEVAERVNLLTAQNTGLVNHKRKLEADLSVLTGEVDEVVQESRSAEEKAKKAITDAALMAEELKKEQDSSNMLERMKKNMVSTVKELQVKLDETEQMALKGGKKQLHKLETRVRELQTELMVEQKKSEEYQKGVRRYERKCKELSYQSEEDRKTLLRMQELIDKLQTKVKSYKRVAENAEEQVSCTTVRFRKVQHELDDAEERADIAETTVNKLRIRTREQSKKVALIAE